Proteins from one Mycolicibacter virginiensis genomic window:
- a CDS encoding alpha/beta fold hydrolase, whose translation MTAETFVTHAPGDVRIIADRHGDPDARAVVFLHGGGQTRRSWGRAAAAVAERGWQAVTVDLRGHGESDWASEGDYRLVSFAADVHEVLRTLPPDPVLVGASLGGCTAMLLSGELAPGAASAVVLVDIVPNMDASGAQRVQAFMAENMESGFDSLDEVADAIAAYNPHRPRPADLNGLTTNLRRRGDRWYWHWDPQFISGPEHQGPMEIHDVERLNTAVQTILDGGVPMLLVRGQLSDLVSATNAEEFLARFPQVEFVDVAGAGHMVAGDRNDVFADAILGFLARHSA comes from the coding sequence ATGACCGCGGAAACCTTCGTCACCCACGCGCCCGGCGATGTCCGGATCATCGCCGACCGCCACGGTGACCCCGACGCGCGCGCCGTGGTGTTCCTGCACGGCGGCGGGCAGACCCGCCGGTCCTGGGGCCGGGCCGCCGCGGCGGTGGCCGAGCGCGGCTGGCAGGCGGTCACCGTCGACCTGCGCGGCCACGGCGAGTCGGATTGGGCGAGCGAGGGCGACTACCGATTGGTCAGCTTCGCCGCCGACGTTCACGAGGTGCTGCGCACCCTGCCGCCGGACCCGGTCCTGGTCGGGGCCTCCCTCGGCGGGTGCACCGCGATGCTGCTCAGCGGCGAACTGGCACCGGGGGCCGCCAGTGCGGTGGTGCTGGTCGACATCGTGCCCAACATGGATGCCTCTGGCGCGCAGCGCGTGCAGGCGTTCATGGCCGAGAACATGGAGTCCGGCTTCGACTCCCTCGATGAGGTCGCCGACGCGATCGCCGCCTACAACCCGCACCGGCCCCGCCCCGCCGACCTCAATGGGCTCACCACCAACCTGCGCCGGCGCGGCGACCGCTGGTACTGGCACTGGGACCCGCAGTTCATCAGCGGTCCCGAGCACCAGGGACCGATGGAGATCCACGATGTCGAGCGGCTCAACACCGCGGTGCAGACCATCCTCGACGGCGGTGTACCGATGCTGCTGGTCCGCGGCCAGCTCAGCGACCTGGTCAGCGCGACCAACGCCGAGGAGTTCTTGGCCCGGTTCCCGCAGGTGGAGTTCGTCGATGTTGCCGGGGCCGGTCACATGGTCGCCGGGGACCGCAACGACGTCTTCGCCGACGCCATCCTGGGCTTTTTAGCGCGGCACTCCGCCTAG
- the mddA gene encoding methanethiol S-methyltransferase has translation MARYFALAYGAFNYLGFLAVFLYLVGFLGNFVVPRSVDHGPPAPVGLAVVIDVALVALFAVQHSVMARPAFKRLLTRVVPESIERSTYVLASNLVLVLLYWQWRPIPTSIWNLTMPAERAVLWGLFWIGWAIALASTFMISHADLFGLRQVYLAWRSQPYSHVGFHARALYRMVRHPLMVGFVIAFWATPTMTAGHLLFAVTATCFILVAVQLEERDLVAALGEQYREYRRHVPMLVPGGFRRTGAARIGPRPGT, from the coding sequence ATGGCCCGCTATTTTGCCCTGGCCTACGGGGCATTCAACTACCTCGGTTTCCTCGCGGTTTTCCTGTACCTGGTCGGCTTCCTCGGCAACTTCGTCGTGCCGCGCAGCGTCGACCACGGCCCGCCGGCACCCGTCGGGTTGGCGGTGGTCATCGATGTCGCGCTGGTGGCGCTGTTCGCGGTGCAGCACAGCGTGATGGCGCGCCCGGCATTCAAGCGCCTGCTGACCCGTGTGGTGCCCGAGAGCATCGAACGCAGCACCTACGTTTTGGCATCGAATCTGGTTCTGGTGCTGCTGTATTGGCAGTGGCGGCCGATCCCGACGAGCATCTGGAACCTGACGATGCCCGCGGAGCGCGCGGTGTTGTGGGGACTGTTCTGGATCGGCTGGGCGATAGCCCTGGCGTCGACGTTCATGATCAGTCACGCGGACCTGTTCGGGCTGCGCCAGGTGTACCTCGCGTGGCGATCACAGCCCTACTCCCATGTCGGCTTTCACGCCCGGGCCCTGTACCGGATGGTGCGCCACCCGCTGATGGTGGGGTTCGTGATCGCGTTCTGGGCGACGCCCACCATGACGGCCGGACACCTGCTGTTCGCGGTCACGGCTACCTGCTTCATCCTGGTCGCGGTGCAGCTGGAGGAGCGCGACCTGGTGGCCGCGCTCGGCGAGCAATATCGGGAGTATCGCCGCCATGTGCCGATGCTCGTGCCCGGTGGTTTCAGGCGAACGGGTGCAGCGCGAATCGGCCCCAGGCCAGGAACGTGA
- a CDS encoding PE-PPE domain-containing protein has protein sequence MKKIIFGVALCGAALAFAGAANAANDNQYDFLYGSTDALVLGPTGIATPTANYISNGIDLYLDPLGYGGTVASSVALSMPNSWDFLSSVPEGQAILVDAILADYNAGEMGCDASGVCSDPLTIFTYSQSSLIASYAQEQLADAGVPTDALRFVMLGANPAAVPTDLYPTEVFNIQGDVFADNLGKSWWDLLFGNTSWQDLFYGLALHQVYLGLTPEQIDSATSTVDGLTTFNDIPTLDTGDLIQALFNSFFAV, from the coding sequence ATGAAGAAAATCATCTTCGGCGTCGCACTATGTGGCGCTGCGTTGGCATTCGCCGGTGCAGCCAACGCCGCCAACGACAACCAGTACGACTTCCTCTATGGCTCAACCGACGCGTTGGTCCTGGGCCCAACGGGCATTGCGACACCGACTGCCAACTACATCAGCAACGGGATCGACCTGTACCTCGATCCGCTGGGTTACGGCGGCACCGTCGCGTCTTCCGTGGCGCTGAGTATGCCCAACAGCTGGGACTTCTTGAGCAGCGTTCCGGAGGGTCAAGCCATCCTCGTCGACGCGATCCTCGCCGACTACAACGCCGGCGAGATGGGCTGCGACGCCTCGGGCGTGTGCAGCGACCCGCTGACCATTTTCACGTACTCCCAGAGCAGCCTCATCGCCTCCTACGCCCAGGAGCAACTCGCTGATGCCGGCGTCCCCACCGACGCCTTGCGTTTCGTGATGCTCGGCGCCAACCCCGCCGCGGTCCCCACCGACCTCTATCCCACCGAAGTGTTCAACATCCAAGGCGACGTCTTCGCGGACAACTTGGGCAAGAGCTGGTGGGACCTGTTGTTCGGGAACACAAGTTGGCAGGACCTGTTCTACGGCCTGGCACTCCATCAGGTCTATCTCGGGCTGACACCAGAGCAAATCGATTCAGCCACATCGACTGTCGACGGGTTGACCACGTTCAACGACATTCCAACGCTCGACACCGGCGACCTGATCCAAGCGCTGTTCAACTCGTTCTTTGCCGTGTGA
- a CDS encoding carboxymuconolactone decarboxylase family protein: MDVLVELNRLVACSDGRLGALARQVCGQTLGLPPLPAELSVDASDADPAVTEFAEQFSVDVSTITDAQRERLREALGDRAFDSVVQMYIGDFVPRVRAGLDAVGVAVPWPDTIVWDHAGHPADALFNGFMPAVARLRSLDPVTSEVVRLRGAAQHNCRLCKSLRETTALDAGGSESLYGDIEHFEESSLLSEAQKAALRYVDALVWTPAHIDAEVAAGVRRHFTDEQAIELTLDVMRNAGNKIAVSLAADAPRVADGTERYLLDADGQTVFG; the protein is encoded by the coding sequence ATGGACGTTCTGGTTGAGCTGAACCGGTTGGTGGCGTGCTCGGATGGCCGGCTGGGCGCCCTGGCGCGCCAGGTATGCGGGCAGACGCTGGGCCTCCCGCCGCTGCCGGCCGAGCTGAGCGTCGATGCCTCCGACGCCGATCCGGCGGTGACCGAATTCGCCGAACAGTTCAGTGTCGATGTCTCGACGATCACTGACGCTCAGCGGGAGCGGCTGCGGGAGGCGCTGGGGGACAGGGCCTTTGATTCCGTCGTACAGATGTACATCGGCGACTTCGTGCCACGGGTGCGTGCCGGGCTCGACGCCGTCGGTGTCGCGGTGCCGTGGCCGGACACCATCGTCTGGGATCACGCCGGCCACCCTGCCGACGCGTTGTTCAACGGGTTTATGCCCGCGGTCGCCCGGTTGCGGTCCCTGGATCCGGTGACCTCTGAGGTGGTGCGGCTGCGTGGTGCGGCCCAGCACAACTGCCGGCTGTGCAAGTCGCTGCGCGAGACGACCGCGCTGGACGCCGGTGGGTCCGAGTCGCTCTATGGCGACATCGAGCACTTCGAGGAGTCCTCGCTGCTCAGTGAGGCGCAGAAGGCGGCGCTGCGCTACGTCGACGCGCTGGTCTGGACTCCGGCGCACATCGACGCCGAGGTGGCCGCCGGGGTGCGCCGGCACTTCACCGATGAGCAGGCCATCGAGCTGACGTTGGATGTGATGCGCAACGCCGGCAACAAGATTGCGGTGTCGCTGGCTGCCGACGCACCGCGCGTTGCCGACGGCACCGAGCGCTATCTGCTGGACGCCGACGGCCAGACCGTGTTCGGCTGA
- the htpG gene encoding molecular chaperone HtpG — translation MSARVEQLEFQAEARQLLDLMVHSVYSNKDAFLRELISNASDALDKLRLEAFRNKDLEADTSDLHIEIEVDATARTLTVRDNGIGMSRDEVVDLIGTLARSGTAELRQQLREAQNAKASEELIGQFGIGFYSVFMVADKVEMVTHKAGQSEAIRWESSGDGTYTIESVDDAPQGTSITLHLKPEDAEDALHDYTAEWTIRGLVKKYSDFIGWPIRMQVERRTPPAEEGGDETVTVETATLNSMQALWARPKDEVSPEEYNEFYKHIAHAWDDPLEVIAMKAEGTFEYQALLFIPSHAPFDLFNRDAQVGVQLYVKRVFIMGDCDQLMPEYLRFVKGVVDAADMSLNVSREILQQDRQINAIRRRLTKKVLSTIKELQSQRPEDYRTFWTEFGRVVKEGLLSDFDNQEALLAVSSFASTHSDSEPTTLADYVERMKDGQEQIFYATGESRQQLLKSPHLEAFKAKGYEVLLLTDPVDEVWVNAVAEFDGKPLQSAAKGEVDLDTEEEKTAHEAERKEQEKDFADLISWLEQTLTEHVKEVRLSTRLTESPACLITDTFEMTPALARIYRANGQEVPVGKRILELNPGHPLVTGLRQAHSERGAEDADLAETAELLYGTALLAEGGALEDPARFAELLAQRLTRTV, via the coding sequence ATGAGCGCACGTGTGGAGCAACTGGAGTTTCAGGCCGAGGCTCGGCAGCTGCTGGATTTGATGGTCCACTCGGTCTACTCGAACAAGGACGCGTTTCTGCGGGAGCTGATCTCCAATGCCTCCGACGCACTGGACAAGCTGCGGCTCGAGGCGTTCCGCAACAAGGACCTCGAGGCCGACACCTCCGACCTGCACATTGAGATCGAGGTGGACGCGACGGCGCGCACCCTGACGGTTCGCGACAACGGCATCGGCATGTCGCGTGACGAGGTGGTGGATCTGATCGGCACCTTGGCCCGCTCCGGTACCGCCGAACTGCGTCAACAGCTACGCGAAGCGCAGAACGCCAAAGCCTCCGAAGAGCTGATCGGCCAGTTCGGGATCGGCTTTTACTCGGTGTTCATGGTGGCCGACAAGGTCGAGATGGTCACCCACAAGGCCGGCCAGAGCGAAGCCATCCGGTGGGAATCCAGCGGTGATGGCACCTACACCATCGAATCTGTCGATGACGCACCGCAGGGCACGTCGATCACGTTGCACCTCAAGCCCGAAGACGCCGAAGACGCGCTGCATGACTACACCGCGGAATGGACGATTCGGGGCCTGGTCAAGAAGTACTCCGACTTCATCGGCTGGCCGATCCGCATGCAAGTCGAGCGCCGGACACCGCCGGCCGAAGAGGGGGGCGACGAGACGGTCACGGTGGAGACCGCGACACTGAACTCGATGCAGGCGCTGTGGGCGCGCCCCAAAGACGAAGTCTCGCCAGAGGAATACAACGAGTTCTACAAGCACATCGCGCACGCCTGGGACGATCCGCTCGAGGTCATCGCGATGAAAGCCGAAGGCACCTTCGAGTACCAGGCGCTGCTGTTCATCCCGTCGCATGCCCCGTTCGACCTGTTCAACCGGGACGCCCAGGTCGGCGTGCAGCTGTACGTCAAACGCGTGTTCATCATGGGCGACTGCGACCAGCTGATGCCCGAGTACCTGCGCTTCGTCAAGGGTGTGGTCGACGCAGCGGACATGTCGCTCAACGTCTCCCGGGAGATCCTGCAGCAGGACCGTCAGATCAACGCGATTCGCCGGCGGCTGACCAAGAAGGTGTTGTCGACCATCAAGGAGCTGCAGTCGCAGCGGCCCGAGGACTACCGCACCTTCTGGACCGAGTTCGGTCGCGTCGTCAAGGAGGGGTTGCTCTCCGACTTCGACAATCAAGAGGCGCTGCTCGCGGTCAGCTCGTTCGCCTCGACCCACAGCGACTCCGAGCCGACCACGCTGGCCGACTATGTCGAACGCATGAAAGACGGCCAGGAGCAGATCTTCTACGCCACCGGTGAGTCCCGCCAGCAACTGCTGAAGTCGCCGCACCTGGAGGCGTTCAAGGCCAAGGGCTACGAGGTACTGCTGCTCACCGACCCGGTCGACGAGGTGTGGGTGAACGCCGTCGCCGAGTTCGACGGGAAGCCGTTGCAGTCGGCGGCTAAGGGCGAGGTGGATCTGGACACCGAGGAGGAGAAGACCGCGCACGAGGCCGAGCGCAAGGAGCAGGAAAAGGATTTCGCCGACCTGATCTCCTGGCTGGAGCAGACGCTGACCGAGCACGTCAAAGAGGTACGGCTGTCCACCCGGCTCACCGAGTCACCGGCGTGCCTGATCACCGATACCTTCGAGATGACCCCGGCGTTGGCGCGCATCTACCGCGCCAACGGCCAGGAGGTGCCAGTCGGTAAGCGCATCCTTGAGCTGAATCCGGGCCATCCGCTGGTCACCGGTCTGCGCCAGGCACACAGCGAGCGAGGCGCCGAGGACGCCGACCTGGCCGAGACCGCGGAGTTGCTCTACGGCACAGCGCTGTTGGCCGAGGGCGGGGCGCTGGAGGATCCGGCGCGGTTCGCCGAGCTGCTGGCGCAGCGGCTAACACGCACGGTCTGA
- a CDS encoding DoxX family protein: MNTALWIIAGVAAAAYAIGGATLLLLPRAKYRALGANQHWVDDFGDGHLTAIGTIKLLGAAGLILPAAVGVAPLLVPLAATGLMLFMAGAATTRFRRSEWTYMAGDVVFIALFTFLAWGRFALHPFA, translated from the coding sequence ATGAACACCGCCCTGTGGATCATCGCCGGCGTCGCCGCTGCCGCGTATGCCATCGGCGGCGCCACCCTGCTACTGCTGCCCCGGGCCAAATACCGGGCATTGGGCGCCAATCAGCACTGGGTCGACGATTTCGGCGACGGCCACCTCACAGCCATTGGCACCATCAAGCTGCTCGGCGCGGCCGGCCTGATCCTGCCGGCAGCTGTCGGAGTGGCACCATTGCTGGTGCCGCTCGCCGCCACCGGCCTGATGCTGTTCATGGCCGGTGCCGCCACCACTCGATTCCGCCGCAGCGAGTGGACTTACATGGCCGGCGACGTCGTCTTTATCGCGTTGTTCACGTTCCTGGCCTGGGGCCGATTCGCGCTGCACCCGTTCGCCTGA
- a CDS encoding zinc-binding dehydrogenase, whose amino-acid sequence MRVVVITKTGPPSVLQVQDRPDPPPPNSGQVRIAVGAAGVNFADHLARVGLYPDAPKLPAVVGYEVAGTIEAVGAGVDPARIGERVLAGTRFGGYAEIVNANAADTVTLPPSMSFEEGAAIPVNYATAWAALHGYGSLQAGERVLVHAAAGGVGIAAIQLAKAAGAVVHGTASPGKHAQLDALGIDRAIDYRRRGWWEGLPPYDIVLDGLGGTSLRRSLTLLRPGGRLVAYGLSSLQHGEKRSLLRAAPQALAMLRGFSLITQMEQSKTVIGLNMLRLWDDRGTLGPWITPLSKALSNGTAAPIVHATVPFANAPEAHRILAARENVGKVVLVP is encoded by the coding sequence ATGCGCGTTGTCGTCATCACCAAGACCGGTCCCCCATCGGTGCTGCAGGTGCAGGACCGCCCCGACCCGCCGCCGCCCAACAGCGGGCAGGTACGGATCGCGGTAGGCGCGGCAGGGGTGAACTTCGCCGACCACCTGGCCCGAGTCGGCCTGTATCCCGATGCGCCGAAGCTGCCCGCGGTGGTCGGCTACGAGGTGGCCGGCACCATCGAGGCCGTCGGTGCGGGTGTCGACCCGGCCCGCATCGGTGAACGGGTGCTTGCCGGCACCCGATTCGGTGGCTACGCCGAGATCGTCAACGCCAACGCGGCCGATACGGTCACCCTGCCGCCGTCGATGAGCTTCGAGGAGGGCGCGGCGATCCCGGTGAACTACGCGACGGCGTGGGCGGCACTACACGGCTACGGGTCGCTGCAAGCGGGCGAACGAGTGCTGGTGCACGCCGCGGCCGGCGGGGTCGGCATTGCGGCGATCCAGTTGGCCAAGGCTGCTGGGGCCGTCGTGCACGGCACCGCGTCACCGGGCAAACACGCCCAGCTGGACGCCTTGGGTATCGACCGCGCCATCGACTACCGACGCAGAGGCTGGTGGGAGGGACTGCCGCCGTACGACATCGTGCTCGACGGGCTCGGAGGCACCTCGCTGCGCCGCTCGCTGACGTTGTTGCGTCCCGGCGGACGCCTTGTCGCCTACGGTCTTTCGTCGCTACAGCACGGCGAGAAGCGGTCGCTGCTGCGGGCGGCGCCGCAGGCGCTGGCGATGCTGCGCGGCTTCAGCCTGATCACGCAGATGGAGCAGTCCAAGACCGTTATCGGACTGAACATGCTGCGGCTGTGGGACGACCGCGGCACGCTCGGACCCTGGATCACCCCGCTGTCCAAGGCGCTGAGCAACGGGACGGCAGCGCCCATCGTTCATGCCACGGTGCCGTTCGCGAATGCCCCGGAAGCCCACCGCATTCTGGCCGCGCGGGAAAACGTCGGCAAAGTGGTGCTGGTGCCCTGA
- a CDS encoding PPE family protein produces MLDYGTSPPEITSAKIYTGPGSGPLLAAAAAYDALAAQLNSFATGYFSVIADLQGESWAGKASAAMAAAATPYAEWATVTASQLERAAGQARAAAASYEQVRIAVVSPVVVTANRARLASLAAANVFGQNTPQIAVAEFEYAEMWAQDTLAMFGYASTAATATQLPSFHEPPPTTNPAGGMAQAAAVAGSAGASGASNSQTLLSQLLTALPQQLGGLATGQAAALPAQADPLLPLELIEAANILLGPTSFGLQTARTVSAIGSFALAGNAFLLTHGGAGIGAAGAAGTAGPVLANAETPVAESGAAAGGHKVVLAHMGGDVAPVGQLTVPPAWADATPVAAATKDPVWLSEAELDGASPWQGSAETDAPGVSPAVGMGPMAAMMGGGLGRQSVAGALRVEPSPFKMPRPSCGG; encoded by the coding sequence GTGTTGGATTATGGAACATCTCCCCCCGAGATCACCTCGGCCAAAATCTATACCGGCCCTGGCTCGGGACCACTGTTGGCCGCGGCGGCGGCCTACGATGCACTCGCTGCCCAACTGAATTCATTTGCTACCGGATACTTCTCGGTGATCGCCGACCTGCAGGGCGAGAGTTGGGCCGGGAAGGCATCGGCGGCGATGGCCGCTGCCGCAACGCCCTACGCCGAATGGGCGACGGTAACGGCGAGCCAGCTTGAACGGGCCGCCGGCCAGGCGCGCGCGGCAGCAGCCAGCTATGAACAAGTCCGTATCGCGGTGGTGTCACCGGTGGTGGTGACAGCCAACCGTGCTCGGCTCGCGAGCCTGGCTGCGGCCAATGTCTTCGGGCAGAACACGCCCCAGATCGCGGTCGCCGAGTTCGAGTATGCCGAGATGTGGGCCCAAGACACCCTCGCGATGTTCGGCTACGCGTCCACGGCTGCGACGGCGACACAATTGCCGTCGTTTCACGAGCCACCGCCGACGACCAACCCGGCAGGGGGTATGGCCCAGGCCGCTGCGGTGGCCGGCTCGGCGGGAGCTAGTGGCGCGTCGAACTCGCAAACCTTGCTGTCGCAGTTGCTTACGGCGCTGCCCCAACAGCTCGGCGGGCTCGCCACAGGCCAGGCTGCGGCGCTGCCCGCCCAGGCGGACCCGTTGCTGCCGCTGGAGCTGATCGAGGCCGCGAACATCCTGCTGGGGCCGACCTCTTTTGGCTTGCAGACCGCTCGGACGGTCTCGGCGATTGGCTCGTTTGCGTTGGCCGGGAATGCTTTCCTGCTGACCCATGGTGGAGCCGGTATCGGCGCCGCCGGCGCCGCCGGCACGGCGGGGCCGGTCCTGGCCAATGCCGAAACGCCGGTGGCTGAGTCAGGTGCTGCTGCCGGCGGGCACAAGGTGGTGCTTGCCCACATGGGTGGTGACGTGGCGCCGGTGGGACAGCTGACGGTGCCGCCGGCGTGGGCGGATGCCACCCCGGTAGCCGCCGCTACCAAAGACCCGGTGTGGTTGTCGGAAGCAGAGCTTGACGGTGCGTCGCCCTGGCAGGGCAGCGCGGAAACGGACGCGCCCGGAGTATCACCGGCGGTAGGCATGGGGCCGATGGCGGCAATGATGGGTGGAGGGTTGGGGCGCCAATCGGTCGCCGGCGCCCTGCGTGTCGAGCCCAGTCCGTTCAAGATGCCGCGTCCGTCCTGCGGTGGCTAG
- a CDS encoding PPE family protein — MFDFGALPPEINSTRMYAGPGSGPMMAAAAAWDDIGRQLESVATGYSSTISSLQGQPWSGPASDAMAAAATRYLAWATATAAQAEQTAAQIRAVAGAYETAFAATVPPAAVAANRTQLAMLVATNFFGQNVPAIAATEAVYAEMWAQDATAMYGYAGASAQAGMLRSFSRPPETTNLGGQSAQQAAATRAAADVVAGDTQMALAELLSGASEPPQILTTAPAQPSQAGLAQATPPPASLPIVDQVAAFGPTLGVLGVAQQVVFTTGSQGIFGMAILNAQAKAAAGAMLATPVVTVDAHGPALTGVPAAVLAGAGKAVPVGKLSAPQNWLTATPTASVADSAVRSPRPAAVGAAPPEAANSAKPMAGNAPTAVMGPMDRRAPRRDGTAVFRMRDRRFRMPRPPGAG, encoded by the coding sequence ATGTTTGATTTCGGCGCACTGCCCCCCGAGATCAATTCGACCAGGATGTATGCCGGTCCGGGATCGGGGCCGATGATGGCGGCGGCTGCGGCGTGGGACGACATTGGCAGACAACTGGAATCGGTCGCAACCGGCTACTCCTCGACGATCTCCAGTCTGCAGGGGCAACCCTGGTCGGGTCCCGCCTCGGATGCCATGGCGGCGGCCGCCACCCGATATCTGGCGTGGGCCACCGCCACCGCAGCGCAGGCCGAACAGACCGCCGCCCAGATCCGGGCGGTGGCGGGAGCTTACGAGACGGCGTTCGCCGCGACGGTGCCACCGGCGGCAGTGGCGGCCAACCGCACCCAGTTGGCGATGCTGGTGGCCACGAATTTCTTCGGGCAGAATGTCCCGGCGATCGCAGCCACGGAGGCCGTTTACGCCGAGATGTGGGCGCAAGACGCCACAGCGATGTATGGCTATGCCGGAGCCTCGGCGCAGGCAGGCATGCTGAGGTCGTTCTCACGTCCGCCGGAGACCACCAACTTGGGCGGGCAATCCGCCCAACAGGCCGCGGCGACGCGCGCCGCCGCCGACGTCGTCGCCGGGGACACGCAGATGGCGCTAGCGGAGCTGCTTTCGGGCGCATCAGAACCGCCACAGATTCTCACCACGGCACCGGCGCAGCCATCACAAGCGGGCCTCGCCCAGGCCACACCACCACCGGCATCGTTGCCGATTGTCGATCAGGTGGCGGCTTTCGGCCCCACCCTCGGAGTACTGGGCGTGGCTCAACAGGTGGTGTTCACCACCGGCTCGCAGGGCATTTTCGGCATGGCGATTCTGAACGCGCAAGCCAAGGCGGCCGCCGGCGCCATGCTGGCCACCCCGGTCGTCACGGTCGATGCGCACGGCCCAGCCCTGACCGGCGTGCCCGCCGCGGTGCTGGCGGGTGCAGGAAAGGCGGTGCCGGTCGGAAAGTTGTCAGCGCCACAGAACTGGTTGACCGCAACGCCGACGGCAAGCGTTGCTGATTCGGCTGTTCGGTCACCGCGACCGGCGGCCGTCGGGGCAGCCCCGCCGGAAGCTGCGAACTCGGCGAAGCCCATGGCGGGCAACGCCCCAACCGCGGTCATGGGACCGATGGACCGTCGGGCGCCTCGCCGCGACGGTACCGCGGTGTTTCGGATGCGGGACCGCCGCTTTCGGATGCCCCGACCTCCTGGGGCCGGATGA
- a CDS encoding sigma-70 family RNA polymerase sigma factor codes for MTTETQLAQAFEQQRHRLLALAYRVLGSGSDAEDAVQEAWLRLSRQNVAAIDNLPGWLTTVISRICIDILRSRTARPEVSIDQDLPDFVVTDDRETPEDAAVLSDSVGLALLVVLGSLRPEERLAFVLHDMFAVPFVEIGPIVGKSADAAKMLASRARRKVQDVPAPTGDRRAQREVVDAFLAAAQDGDFDALLRVLDPDVTWRQHTARGVTVTTGSGAVVEAVRRGQGARIAARRVLVNGDPGILGWGPTGRPLALMACTVRDGRLVGIVSIADPVRLAGMDLPDSTEESDSDH; via the coding sequence ATGACCACCGAAACGCAGCTGGCACAGGCATTCGAGCAGCAGCGTCATCGCCTGCTGGCTTTGGCCTACCGGGTGCTCGGTTCGGGGTCCGACGCCGAAGATGCGGTCCAGGAGGCGTGGCTGCGGCTGTCCCGCCAGAACGTTGCGGCGATCGACAATCTGCCGGGGTGGTTGACGACGGTGATCAGCCGTATCTGCATCGACATCCTGCGTTCGCGCACCGCCCGGCCCGAGGTGTCGATCGATCAGGACCTGCCGGACTTCGTCGTGACTGATGACCGCGAGACCCCCGAAGACGCTGCGGTGCTGTCGGATTCAGTCGGGCTGGCGCTGCTGGTCGTGCTGGGGTCGCTGCGACCCGAGGAACGGCTCGCGTTCGTGCTGCACGACATGTTCGCCGTGCCCTTCGTTGAGATCGGGCCGATCGTGGGCAAGTCCGCTGATGCCGCCAAGATGCTGGCCAGCCGGGCTCGCCGCAAGGTCCAGGACGTACCCGCGCCGACCGGCGATCGGCGTGCGCAGCGTGAAGTGGTCGATGCCTTTCTGGCCGCCGCGCAGGACGGGGACTTCGACGCTCTGCTGCGGGTACTCGACCCTGATGTCACCTGGCGTCAGCACACGGCGCGGGGGGTGACCGTGACAACCGGATCAGGCGCGGTCGTGGAGGCGGTCCGTCGAGGTCAGGGGGCGCGCATCGCCGCGCGTCGTGTCCTGGTCAACGGCGACCCGGGAATTCTGGGCTGGGGCCCGACGGGCCGGCCGCTGGCCTTGATGGCGTGCACGGTCCGGGACGGTCGACTGGTGGGCATCGTGTCGATCGCCGACCCGGTCCGCTTGGCCGGTATGGATCTGCCCGATTCAACCGAGGAGTCCGACAGCGACCATTAG